From the genome of Primulina eburnea isolate SZY01 chromosome 12, ASM2296580v1, whole genome shotgun sequence, one region includes:
- the LOC140808175 gene encoding auxin efflux carrier component 5-like, with product MIGWEDIYKIVEAMLPLYVALALGYISVKWLRMFKTNECDAINRFNCYFIIPFFTFHFTSGVDPYNMNFRFLGADVVAKAIVGVGLALWIRFSNKDYSWLITSFSLASFNNTLVVGVPLLKAMYGELGEDLVVQSSVIQCLVWLPILLFMLEFRRACGSSCINIENGQEKQLQVQPMPSSTQEPQSSSTTFAIKIVSGDDDIVKSAGVDGTLALSSSGFFSFMKKICIRLGRNPNNYACVLGLIWALLANRWNLKMSGLVEGSILIMSKAGSGVAMFNMGLFMALQESVLGCGVGLCMYGMVLRFLVGPMTTAVGSLALGLHSNILQIAIIQAALPQAIISFVFAQEYGLHANLLSAAVIFGTIISLPLLIVYYLILDLIQ from the exons ATGATCGGGTGGGAGGATATATACAAGATAGTGGAGGCGATGCTACCGCTGTATGTGGCGCTTGCGTTGGGTTACATCTCCGTCAAATGGCTGCGGATGTTCAAGACCAATGAATGCGATGCGATAAACAGATTCAACTGTTATTTCATCATCCCATTCTTCACATTCCATTTCACATCTGGGGTTGATCCCTACAATATGAATTTCAGGTTTCTTGGAGCAGATGTGGTCGCCAAGGCAATTGTGGGCGTGGGTTTAGCTTTGTGGATTCGTTTCTCGAATAAGGATTATTCATGGCTGATAACTTCCTTCTCTCTAGCCAGTTTCAATAACACGCTAGTGGTCGGAGTTCCTCTGCTCAAGGCCATGTACGGGGAATTAGGGGAGGACTTGGTCGTGCAATCATCTGTCATCCAATGCCTTGTGTGGCTGCCGATTCTCCTCTTTATGTTGGAATTCAGGCGTGCGTGTGGTTCTTCTTGCATCAACATCGAAAATGGTCAGGAGAAGCAGCTGCAAGTGCAACCGATGCCTTCTTCCACCCAAGAACCGCAATCATCAAGCACTACTTTTGCCATTAAAATCGTTAGTGGCGATGATGATATAGTTAAATCAGCAGGCGTGGACGGCACATTAGCACTATCCTCTTCTGGTTTTTTTTCATTTATGAAGAAAATTTGTATTAGGCTGGGCAGAAATCCTAACAACTACGCTTGTGTTCTTGGCCTGATTTGGGCTCTCTTAGCAAACAG ATGGAATTTGAAAATGTCAGGCTTAGTCGAAGGATCGATTCTCATAATGTCGAAGGCCGGAAGTGGAGTGGCCATGTTTAACATGG GATTGTTCATGGCACTACAAGAAAGTGTTCTAGGATGTGGTGTTGGCTTATGCATGTATGGAATGGTTCTGAGGTTTTTAGTTGGACCTATGACTACAGCTGTTGGATCTCTTGCTTTAGGCTTGCATTCAAATATACTTCAAATCGCAATAATTCAGGCAGCATTACCACAAGCTATAATCTCGTTCGTGTTCGCTCAAGAATACGGTTTGCATGCTAATCTACTCAGTGCCGC GGTAATTTTCGGCACAATCATATCCCTTCCTCTCTTGATTGTCTACTACCTTATTTTAGATCTTATTCAATGA